From one Catenuloplanes nepalensis genomic stretch:
- a CDS encoding PadR family transcriptional regulator, which translates to MSIRHGLLALLERGPMYGYQLRAAFEESVGGTWSLNIGQVYTTLSRLERDELVHPLPENDGGQRPYEITETGRAELARWFATPIERTDRPRDELAIKLALAMTTPGVDVGAVVQSQRTAGVRALQEYTRLKRRQDTGDLPWRLVLDAMIFQCEAEIRWLDHCEATILRDRPAPAAKPVAQDASADDREGAGR; encoded by the coding sequence ATGTCCATTCGCCACGGCCTGCTCGCGCTCCTGGAGCGCGGGCCCATGTACGGCTACCAGCTGCGTGCCGCGTTCGAGGAGAGCGTGGGCGGCACCTGGTCGCTGAACATCGGGCAGGTCTACACCACGCTGTCGCGGCTCGAACGCGACGAACTCGTGCACCCGCTGCCGGAGAACGACGGCGGCCAGCGACCGTACGAGATCACCGAGACCGGCCGGGCCGAGCTGGCACGCTGGTTCGCCACCCCGATCGAGCGCACCGACCGGCCCCGCGACGAGCTCGCGATCAAGCTGGCACTCGCGATGACCACGCCGGGCGTGGACGTCGGCGCGGTCGTGCAGAGCCAGCGCACCGCCGGGGTCCGGGCGCTGCAGGAGTACACGCGGCTGAAGCGCCGCCAGGACACCGGCGATCTCCCCTGGCGACTCGTCCTGGACGCGATGATCTTCCAGTGCGAGGCGGAGATCCGCTGGCTGGACCACTGCGAGGCGACCATCCTGCGCGACCGCCCGGCCCCGGCCGCGAAGCCGGTGGCCCAGGACGCCAGCGCCGACGACCGCGAAGGAGCCGGCCGATGA
- a CDS encoding ABC transporter ATP-binding protein, with protein sequence MSDAVLEIADVHRTHGTGPAAVQALRGVTLRVRPGELVAIMGPSGSGKSTLLNLAGGLDRPTAGQVLVEGASLGTLGNRELSRVRRRTIGYVFQDFNLLPSLTAAENVALPLELDGLSIRAARRAAIASLSEVGLADLAARFPDEMSGGQQQRVAIARALVGERRLVLADEPTGALDSQTGEAVLRVLRERVDAGAAGLLVTHEARHAGWADRVIFLRDGVIVDSSGPLSSADDLLEHTS encoded by the coding sequence ATGAGCGACGCCGTACTGGAGATCGCCGACGTGCACCGCACGCACGGCACCGGCCCGGCCGCGGTGCAGGCGCTGCGCGGCGTCACGCTGCGGGTTCGCCCCGGCGAGCTGGTCGCGATCATGGGGCCGTCCGGCTCCGGCAAGTCCACGCTGCTCAACCTGGCCGGCGGCCTGGACCGCCCGACCGCCGGCCAGGTGCTGGTCGAGGGCGCGTCGCTCGGCACGCTCGGCAACCGCGAGCTGTCCCGGGTGCGCCGCCGGACCATCGGGTACGTGTTCCAGGACTTCAACCTGCTGCCCAGCCTCACCGCCGCGGAGAACGTGGCGCTCCCGCTGGAGCTCGACGGCCTGAGCATCCGCGCGGCCCGCCGTGCCGCGATCGCGTCGCTGTCCGAGGTCGGGCTCGCGGACCTGGCGGCCCGGTTCCCGGACGAGATGTCCGGCGGCCAGCAGCAGCGCGTCGCGATCGCCCGCGCGCTGGTCGGCGAGCGGCGCCTGGTGCTGGCGGACGAGCCGACCGGCGCGCTGGACTCGCAGACCGGCGAGGCCGTGCTGCGGGTGCTGCGCGAGCGGGTCGACGCGGGCGCGGCCGGCCTGCTGGTCACCCACGAGGCCCGGCACGCGGGCTGGGCCGACCGGGTGATCTTCCTGCGGGACGGCGTGATCGTCGACTCGTCCGGCCCGCTGAGCAGCGCGGACGACCTGCTGGAGCACACCTCATGA
- a CDS encoding FtsX-like permease family protein, which translates to MRSWLTALRISRREMRRARGRSALVIAMIAVPVCALGYAAASYDMLTLTPRETVTRKLGAADALLQPRLTEPIVQGADGEQWMPAAAESESGRGGMTEAEALDVLPAGSRVVPMAFGGEQFRTADGGLASAEIAQLDLADPIFQGMAELLDGRAPAAPGEVAMSEAARARFGDTIASRERDRSWTVVGTMEFHADLGEFMVFPPGTFPEPGGVGAGQWLADTPEPVDWVQVNQINRKGVAVTSRAVLLDPPDPSITALPWDEGQGVGARGVSLVTIVSGLAMLEIILLAGPAFAVGARRRQRSLALVAANGGTRAHLRRIVLADGLTLGLTGAVMGVVTAVLLAVLARPVAEEMVVGARFGGYRFNLPMLAGIVLLAVLTGLLAAAVPAFTAARADVVAALTGRRGVVRSKRRWLITGLVLTAAGAAVAAIGPRDSANWGAVQIVSGLVLAQLGLVLCTPSLVGLIARLGGALPPAPRIALRDTARNRASSAPAVSAVMAAVAGTVAIGVYLVSTTEKEEAGYLPGLPAGYVGVGYENYREDYDRASEGRARAAVERLLPGATVTEMSEVTCPDQGGYESCYATAVPPPVNRCPGDENEPAGREQVLALAEDPRCERAWHFPGPTFRDAVGGRETLVALTGASGADLDRAVAVLDRGGVVVGDPSLLDDGMALLQVGLTRPGADAAESREITVPGHLLESGRFGAGAVLSPAVVRQAGLASTPAGLVVATGTAPDVAEIDKLNLALAEAGSGSAFVERGPGGDESPMLRLLAAASTLITLGAAGIATGLAAADGRADLSTLAAIGAAPRVRRLLSLSQSGVIAGLGSLLGVAAGIGSAFAVLAARNVTIAGAWPLVPLYPLAVPWANLGLILVVPLVAMLGAGLLTRSRLPIERRRPT; encoded by the coding sequence ATGAGGTCCTGGCTGACCGCGCTGCGGATCTCCCGCCGCGAGATGCGCCGCGCCAGGGGCCGGTCCGCGCTGGTCATCGCCATGATCGCGGTGCCGGTCTGCGCGCTGGGCTACGCCGCCGCGTCCTACGACATGCTGACGCTCACGCCGCGGGAGACCGTCACCCGCAAGCTCGGCGCGGCCGACGCGCTGCTCCAGCCGAGGCTCACCGAGCCGATCGTGCAGGGCGCGGACGGCGAGCAGTGGATGCCGGCCGCGGCGGAGAGCGAGTCCGGGCGCGGCGGGATGACCGAGGCGGAGGCGCTCGACGTGCTGCCCGCCGGCAGCCGTGTCGTACCCATGGCGTTCGGTGGTGAGCAGTTCCGGACCGCCGACGGCGGCCTGGCGAGCGCCGAGATCGCGCAGCTGGACCTGGCCGACCCGATCTTCCAGGGGATGGCGGAGCTGCTGGACGGCCGCGCCCCGGCCGCGCCCGGCGAGGTCGCGATGTCCGAGGCGGCCCGCGCCCGCTTCGGCGACACCATCGCCAGCCGGGAGCGCGACCGCTCCTGGACCGTGGTCGGCACCATGGAGTTCCACGCCGACCTGGGCGAGTTCATGGTCTTCCCACCCGGCACGTTCCCGGAGCCGGGCGGCGTGGGCGCGGGTCAGTGGCTGGCGGACACGCCGGAGCCGGTCGACTGGGTCCAGGTCAACCAGATCAACCGGAAGGGCGTCGCGGTGACCTCCCGGGCCGTGCTGCTCGACCCGCCGGACCCGTCGATCACCGCGCTGCCGTGGGACGAGGGCCAGGGCGTGGGAGCCCGGGGCGTGAGCCTGGTGACCATCGTCAGCGGCCTCGCCATGCTGGAGATCATCCTGCTGGCCGGCCCGGCGTTCGCGGTCGGCGCGCGGCGCCGGCAACGCTCGCTGGCGCTGGTCGCCGCGAACGGCGGCACCCGGGCCCATCTGCGGCGCATCGTGCTCGCGGACGGCCTGACGCTCGGCCTCACCGGCGCGGTCATGGGAGTCGTCACCGCGGTGCTGCTCGCGGTGCTGGCCCGGCCGGTCGCGGAGGAGATGGTGGTCGGCGCCCGGTTCGGCGGTTACCGCTTCAACCTGCCGATGCTCGCCGGGATCGTGCTGCTGGCCGTGCTCACCGGCCTGCTGGCCGCGGCCGTGCCCGCGTTCACGGCCGCGCGCGCCGACGTGGTGGCCGCGCTGACCGGGCGCCGGGGCGTGGTCCGCTCCAAACGCCGCTGGCTGATCACCGGCCTGGTGCTGACCGCGGCGGGTGCGGCCGTCGCGGCGATCGGCCCGCGGGACAGCGCGAACTGGGGCGCCGTCCAGATCGTGTCCGGCCTGGTGCTCGCCCAGCTCGGCCTGGTGCTGTGCACGCCGTCGCTGGTCGGGCTGATCGCCCGGCTCGGCGGTGCGCTGCCGCCCGCGCCGCGGATCGCGCTGCGCGACACCGCACGCAACCGGGCGTCGTCCGCACCGGCCGTCTCCGCCGTGATGGCCGCGGTCGCCGGCACGGTCGCGATCGGCGTCTACCTGGTCAGCACCACGGAGAAGGAGGAGGCGGGCTACCTGCCGGGCCTGCCCGCCGGGTACGTCGGCGTCGGTTACGAGAACTACCGGGAGGACTACGACCGGGCGTCCGAGGGCCGGGCGCGGGCCGCGGTCGAACGGCTGCTGCCGGGCGCCACGGTCACCGAGATGTCCGAGGTCACCTGCCCGGACCAGGGCGGATACGAGAGCTGTTACGCGACCGCGGTCCCGCCGCCGGTCAACCGGTGCCCCGGCGACGAGAACGAGCCGGCCGGCCGTGAGCAGGTCCTGGCGCTGGCCGAGGACCCCCGGTGCGAGCGGGCCTGGCACTTCCCCGGCCCCACGTTCCGGGACGCGGTCGGTGGCCGGGAGACGCTGGTCGCGCTGACCGGCGCGTCCGGCGCCGACCTCGACCGCGCCGTGGCCGTGCTCGACCGCGGCGGCGTGGTGGTCGGCGATCCGTCGCTGCTCGACGACGGCATGGCGCTGCTGCAGGTCGGCCTCACCCGGCCCGGCGCCGACGCGGCGGAGTCCCGGGAGATCACGGTCCCCGGCCACCTGCTGGAGTCCGGCCGGTTCGGCGCGGGCGCCGTGCTCTCCCCGGCCGTCGTGCGGCAGGCCGGCCTCGCCAGCACCCCGGCCGGCCTCGTGGTCGCCACCGGGACCGCGCCGGACGTCGCCGAGATCGACAAGCTCAACCTGGCGCTGGCCGAGGCGGGCAGCGGCTCCGCGTTCGTCGAGCGCGGGCCGGGCGGCGACGAGTCGCCGATGCTGCGGCTGCTGGCCGCGGCGTCCACGCTGATCACGCTGGGCGCGGCCGGGATAGCGACCGGCCTGGCCGCGGCGGACGGGCGCGCGGACCTGTCCACCCTGGCCGCGATCGGCGCGGCACCGCGGGTGCGGCGGCTGCTGTCGCTGAGCCAGTCCGGTGTGATCGCCGGGCTCGGGTCGCTGCTCGGCGTCGCGGCCGGCATCGGATCCGCGTTCGCCGTGCTGGCCGCGCGGAACGTGACGATCGCCGGTGCGTGGCCGCTCGTCCCGCTGTACCCGCTCGCCGTACCGTGGGCGAATCTGGGTTTGATCCTGGTGGTGCCGCTGGTCGCGATGCTCGGCGCGGGCCTGCTCACCCGGTCCCGGCTGCCGATCGAACGCCGGCGCCCGACCTGA
- a CDS encoding VOC family protein codes for MTVPKLRQTVLDTTDPRALAEFYRELLGLAYRPGDEPPAPGADDPLGRDWLVLCEPGGAPALAFQHVPELPRPTWPESHDIPQQLHLDLAVGSAAELDAQHPRVLALGGTLLLERLDDDEPLRVYADPSGHPFCVFVG; via the coding sequence ATGACCGTTCCGAAGCTGCGCCAGACGGTGCTGGACACCACGGACCCGCGCGCGCTGGCCGAGTTCTACCGCGAGCTGCTCGGCCTCGCCTACCGCCCCGGTGACGAGCCGCCCGCGCCCGGCGCCGACGACCCGCTGGGCCGCGACTGGCTGGTGCTGTGCGAGCCCGGCGGCGCGCCGGCGCTCGCGTTCCAGCACGTGCCCGAGCTGCCCCGGCCCACCTGGCCGGAGAGTCACGACATCCCCCAGCAGCTGCATCTCGACCTCGCCGTCGGCAGCGCCGCGGAGCTGGACGCCCAGCATCCGCGCGTGCTCGCGCTCGGCGGCACGCTCCTGCTGGAGCGGTTGGACGACGACGAGCCGCTGCGCGTCTACGCGGACCCGTCCGGCCACCCGTTCTGCGTCTTCGTAGGCTGA
- a CDS encoding NAD(P)-dependent oxidoreductase: MGFIGLGTMGQPMALNLVRAGTDLVVWNRTASRAEPLREAGARVASTVAEVFARSEIIILMLANAAAADAVLEDADLTGRIVVHMGTIAPEDSQRLDSAVRAGGGSYVEAPVSGSRVPAEQGALVAMLAGDPKTTDTVRPLLAPMCRETIVCGPVPDALTMKLATNIFMLSSVMGLVEAFHFAARNHLDLGTLRTIVDNSQMASDISRVKSAKLATRDFTIQGGAADVLKNLSLVAGAARAAGVSTPLIETMHRLMEETVVLGHGTADFTAALKALEARDS, from the coding sequence GTGGGTTTCATCGGTCTGGGCACCATGGGTCAGCCGATGGCGCTGAACCTCGTCCGGGCCGGCACCGACCTCGTCGTCTGGAACCGCACGGCCTCCCGCGCCGAGCCGCTGCGCGAGGCCGGCGCCCGCGTCGCGAGCACCGTCGCCGAGGTCTTCGCCCGGTCCGAGATCATCATCCTGATGCTGGCCAACGCGGCCGCGGCCGACGCGGTGCTGGAGGACGCGGACCTCACCGGCCGGATCGTCGTCCACATGGGAACGATCGCACCCGAGGACTCGCAGCGCCTCGACTCGGCCGTGCGCGCCGGCGGCGGATCCTATGTGGAGGCGCCGGTCTCCGGCTCCCGCGTCCCGGCCGAGCAGGGCGCGCTCGTCGCCATGCTGGCCGGAGACCCGAAGACCACCGACACGGTACGGCCGCTGCTCGCCCCGATGTGCCGCGAGACCATCGTCTGCGGCCCGGTCCCGGACGCGCTCACCATGAAGCTGGCCACCAACATCTTCATGCTCAGCAGCGTCATGGGCCTGGTCGAGGCGTTCCACTTCGCCGCCCGCAACCACCTCGACCTCGGCACGCTGCGCACCATCGTCGACAACAGCCAGATGGCCAGCGACATCTCCCGCGTCAAGTCCGCCAAGCTGGCCACCCGCGACTTCACGATCCAGGGCGGTGCCGCCGACGTCCTGAAGAACCTCTCCCTGGTCGCCGGCGCCGCCCGCGCCGCCGGCGTCTCCACCCCGCTCATCGAGACCATGCACCGCCTGATGGAGGAGACGGTCGTCCTCGGCCACGGCACCGCCGACTTCACCGCCGCCCTCAAGGCCCTCGAAGCCCGCGACTCCTGA
- the metK gene encoding methionine adenosyltransferase, with amino-acid sequence MARRLFTSESVTEGHPDKIADQISDGILDALLAQDPTSRVAVETLITTGQVHVAGEVTTKAYADIPTIVRETILGIGYDSSKKGFDGASCGVSISIGAQSPDIAQGVDTALEAREGESDHLLDSQGAGDQGMMFGFACSETPELMPLPIALAHRLARRLSQVRKDGTVPYLRPDGKTQVTIEYDGLRPVRLDTIVVSTQHASDISLESLLTPDIREHVIAPELEGLGIDTEGYRLLVNPTGRFEIGGPMGDAGLTGRKIIVDTYGGYSRHGGGAFSGKDPSKVDRSAAYATRWVAKNVVAAGLAERCEVQVAYAIGKAHPVSLFVETFGTENVPVERIEKAITEVFDLRPAAIIRDLDLKRPIYQQTAAYGHFGRELPELRWESTDRAADLKSAAGA; translated from the coding sequence GTGGCACGCCGTCTGTTCACCTCCGAATCGGTCACGGAGGGCCACCCGGACAAGATCGCTGACCAGATCAGCGACGGGATCCTGGACGCGCTGCTCGCGCAGGACCCGACCTCCCGGGTCGCCGTGGAGACGCTCATCACCACCGGCCAGGTGCACGTCGCCGGCGAGGTGACCACGAAGGCGTACGCCGACATTCCCACCATCGTCCGCGAGACGATCCTGGGCATCGGCTACGACTCCTCCAAGAAGGGCTTCGACGGCGCGTCCTGCGGCGTCAGCATCTCGATCGGCGCGCAGTCGCCGGACATCGCGCAGGGCGTCGACACGGCGCTGGAGGCCCGCGAGGGCGAGTCCGACCACCTGCTCGACTCGCAGGGCGCCGGCGACCAGGGCATGATGTTCGGCTTCGCCTGCTCGGAGACGCCCGAGCTGATGCCGCTGCCGATCGCGCTCGCGCACCGGCTGGCCCGCCGCCTGTCCCAGGTCCGCAAGGACGGCACCGTGCCCTACCTGCGCCCGGACGGCAAGACCCAGGTCACCATCGAGTACGACGGGCTGCGCCCGGTTCGCCTCGACACCATCGTGGTCTCCACCCAGCACGCCTCGGACATCTCGCTCGAGTCGCTGCTCACGCCGGACATCCGCGAGCACGTCATCGCGCCGGAGCTGGAGGGCCTCGGCATCGACACCGAGGGCTACCGCCTGCTGGTGAACCCGACCGGCCGCTTCGAGATCGGCGGCCCGATGGGCGACGCCGGCCTGACCGGCCGCAAGATCATCGTCGACACGTACGGCGGCTACTCCCGCCACGGCGGCGGCGCGTTCTCCGGCAAGGACCCGTCGAAGGTCGACCGCTCCGCGGCGTACGCGACGCGCTGGGTCGCCAAGAACGTCGTGGCGGCCGGCCTGGCCGAGCGCTGTGAGGTCCAGGTCGCGTACGCGATCGGCAAGGCGCACCCGGTCAGCCTGTTCGTCGAGACGTTCGGCACCGAGAACGTGCCGGTCGAGCGGATCGAGAAGGCCATCACCGAGGTCTTCGACCTCCGCCCCGCCGCGATCATCCGCGACCTCGACCTGAAGCGCCCGATCTACCAGCAGACCGCCGCCTACGGCCACTTCGGCCGCGAGCTGCCCGAGCTGCGCTGGGAGTCCACCGACCGCGCCGCCGACCTGAAGTCGGCCGCGGGCGCCTGA